The proteins below come from a single Gimesia alba genomic window:
- a CDS encoding leucine-rich repeat domain-containing protein codes for MFLFKKYSRQIGILLMLLYLTGCGEPPRTVTDETAAYWVLSKKGSVTVFLDGRSKHAKKLEQLPAEHFLIRAIQLVNKDNLKSEEMKEISGLKQLYSLNLSRTNIDDRAILNLTNLPQLRTLNLSETSVADAGLKSIGQFEKLKTLDLSKTKIDGSGLGGLSGCKKLTELNLSGTSLRPTHLNLLNGFTNLIKLDVSNTYVNDQDVGELKQSLKYCEIITKPEPDTAKRK; via the coding sequence ATGTTTCTCTTCAAAAAATATAGCCGTCAAATCGGAATCTTATTGATGTTGTTATACCTCACCGGATGTGGGGAACCTCCCAGGACTGTCACAGATGAAACGGCCGCCTATTGGGTGCTCAGCAAAAAAGGAAGTGTGACTGTTTTTTTAGATGGTCGTTCTAAACATGCAAAAAAATTAGAACAGTTGCCAGCCGAGCATTTTTTGATCCGGGCGATTCAGCTCGTGAACAAAGACAACCTCAAATCTGAAGAAATGAAGGAGATCTCCGGATTGAAACAGCTCTATAGTCTCAATCTATCTCGCACTAATATTGATGATCGTGCGATTTTAAATCTTACGAATTTGCCTCAACTCAGAACGCTCAATCTTTCTGAGACCAGTGTGGCTGACGCTGGTTTAAAATCGATTGGGCAATTTGAAAAATTGAAAACCCTTGATCTGTCAAAAACCAAAATTGACGGGTCTGGACTGGGAGGGTTAAGTGGCTGTAAGAAACTGACAGAACTAAATTTAAGCGGAACCAGTCTCCGCCCCACTCATTTGAACTTGCTAAACGGGTTTACCAACCTGATCAAATTGGATGTGTCGAATACCTATGTGAACGATCAAGATGTTGGTGAATTAAAACAATCCTTGAAATACTGTGAAATCATCACAAAGCCGGAACCCGATACTGCGAAAAGAAAGTAG
- a CDS encoding carboxylesterase family protein, which translates to MSTAKTKYPLVIFLHGAGSRGDDNRIPLGSLPTQLSRQVWREKYPCFVLVPQCPRKRWWGELEMVELLHAALEKTLKEYENIDRSRIYLIGLSMGGNGCWSFAAYKPEIFAGVAPFCGQADPATASLLTKTPFWVVHGDADNVIDVSFSRNMVEAIQKENGNIIYHELPGVGHNCWSEAFQEPSAMMEWMFQQKKKTAK; encoded by the coding sequence ATGAGTACTGCCAAAACGAAATACCCTCTGGTCATTTTTCTGCATGGAGCAGGAAGCCGAGGAGACGATAACAGGATTCCATTGGGTTCGCTTCCGACTCAATTGTCACGTCAAGTCTGGAGAGAGAAATACCCATGTTTTGTGCTTGTTCCCCAGTGTCCACGAAAACGCTGGTGGGGAGAGTTGGAAATGGTTGAATTACTGCACGCAGCATTAGAAAAAACGCTAAAGGAGTATGAGAACATTGATCGTAGCCGAATTTATCTGATCGGCCTTTCAATGGGTGGGAACGGGTGCTGGAGTTTTGCTGCCTACAAACCAGAAATCTTTGCAGGAGTCGCTCCTTTTTGTGGTCAGGCAGATCCTGCGACGGCTTCTTTGCTTACAAAGACCCCTTTCTGGGTCGTACATGGTGATGCAGACAATGTCATAGACGTTTCTTTTTCCAGAAATATGGTCGAAGCAATTCAAAAAGAGAACGGAAATATCATTTATCACGAATTGCCGGGAGTGGGACATAACTGCTGGAGTGAGGCGTTTCAAGAACCAAGTGCGATGATGGAATGGATGTTTCAGCAGAAAAAGAAGACTGCAAAGTAG
- the istB gene encoding IS21-like element helper ATPase IstB, with the protein MNAEFEKLAQEAASSNQTFEQYLLQLTELEVAARSTNALTSRIKQAQFPVEKGLEDYDFAAIKSVNKQKVLELARGEWVRQHTNLCLLGQPGTGKTHLAIALGLAACREGIRTKFFTAAALVNQLETAQQQYNLERLLNRLDKLDLLIVDELGYLSFSRAGAELLFQVFADRYERRSLLITSNLAFSDWGQIFQGERMTAALLDRLTHHCEIFEMNGESYRFKESMKQKKPPRKKA; encoded by the coding sequence ATGAATGCGGAGTTTGAGAAGTTGGCCCAGGAAGCGGCCAGCTCAAATCAGACATTCGAACAATATCTGCTGCAGTTGACTGAACTGGAAGTGGCGGCCCGCTCCACGAATGCGCTGACCAGCCGAATCAAACAGGCACAGTTCCCGGTTGAAAAAGGACTGGAAGATTACGACTTCGCGGCCATAAAATCAGTCAACAAACAGAAGGTGTTGGAGTTGGCCCGTGGTGAATGGGTCCGGCAGCATACCAATCTCTGCCTGCTTGGTCAGCCGGGAACGGGCAAAACCCACCTGGCGATTGCACTCGGCCTGGCCGCCTGCCGTGAGGGAATCCGAACGAAATTCTTCACCGCTGCAGCACTCGTCAATCAACTGGAAACCGCGCAACAGCAATACAATCTGGAGCGTCTGCTGAACAGGCTCGACAAGCTTGACCTGCTGATCGTCGATGAGTTGGGTTATCTGTCTTTCAGCCGTGCTGGTGCGGAACTATTGTTCCAGGTGTTTGCTGATCGTTATGAAAGACGAAGTCTGCTGATTACCAGCAATCTCGCCTTCAGCGACTGGGGCCAAATCTTCCAGGGCGAACGGATGACGGCAGCACTTTTGGATCGATTAACGCACCATTGTGAAATATTTGAGATGAATGGTGAAAGCTACCGGTTCAAAGAGTCGATGAAACAAAAGAAGCCACCTCGCAAAAAAGCCTGA
- a CDS encoding DUF1214 domain-containing protein: protein MIFTRFATVLFLCIMSTAVEGSERVNILNYVRAESDMQFKGYADKAGGVGKLMNFREVYSVKNQTTIRGNRDTLYSFGVYDLASPVTIIKPESPDRFQSLLVIDQDEYNPVLKNGAGKVTLTIDNVGTRYVMVVFRTFCDPDSLEDMKKAHALQDAIKVQQAAAGKLELPDWDMDSLVATRQILNQLVSKLDGLPNAFGQRGEVDPTQHLLGAAFGWGGNPQRGAMYFNVTPKKNDGKIAYTLTMPKHVPVEAFWSVTVYNKEGFFTPNDLNAYSFNSITAKRNQDGTVTIHLGGDSKANNYLPITDGWNYIVRCYLPGWQIVEGNWTPPAPQPIE, encoded by the coding sequence TCAACATTCTGAACTATGTCCGCGCCGAGAGCGACATGCAGTTCAAGGGCTACGCCGACAAGGCTGGTGGCGTTGGCAAGCTCATGAATTTTCGTGAAGTTTACTCGGTCAAGAACCAAACGACAATCCGTGGCAACCGGGACACGTTGTACTCGTTCGGCGTGTACGACTTGGCAAGCCCCGTGACGATCATCAAGCCGGAATCTCCAGACCGATTTCAGTCTCTGCTTGTAATCGACCAGGACGAATACAACCCCGTGCTCAAGAATGGTGCGGGTAAGGTAACGCTGACCATCGACAACGTTGGCACACGCTATGTGATGGTGGTATTCCGCACATTCTGCGATCCTGACAGCCTGGAAGACATGAAAAAGGCGCACGCACTTCAGGACGCGATCAAGGTCCAGCAGGCGGCGGCTGGTAAACTCGAACTGCCAGACTGGGACATGGATTCGCTTGTGGCGACCCGTCAAATTCTCAACCAGTTGGTTTCGAAGCTCGACGGTCTTCCAAACGCCTTCGGGCAAAGGGGTGAGGTCGATCCAACCCAGCACTTGCTCGGTGCCGCGTTCGGATGGGGGGGCAACCCACAGCGCGGTGCGATGTATTTTAACGTTACGCCGAAGAAGAACGACGGAAAGATCGCTTACACTCTCACGATGCCCAAACATGTGCCCGTTGAGGCCTTCTGGTCGGTCACTGTTTACAACAAAGAAGGCTTCTTCACGCCCAACGACCTCAATGCTTACTCGTTCAACAGCATCACTGCTAAACGTAACCAGGATGGCACGGTGACGATCCATCTCGGTGGCGACTCCAAGGCGAACAATTATCTACCAATCACTGACGGCTGGAACTACATCGTCCGTTGCTACTTACCCGGCTGGCAAATTGTGGAGGGTAACTGGACGCCACCTGCTCCGCAGCCTATCGAATGA
- the istA gene encoding IS21 family transposase: MDDYGRIRRAHRDGMSIREIARTFHHSRRKIREVLHGEGQPQQYSQRQTQAAPRLGPFHDTIRQILADDESQPPKQRHTAQRIFERLRDEHGYPGGYDAVCRFVRKHRTNKRETFIPLDHQPGQRLEADFGKIYVDFPDGRRQVSVLILVWSYSNAPFVIALPTERTEAILEGMVQAFEYFDRVPKEVWWDNPKTVADAVLSGRSRKINQCYAALASHYAFEPLFCLPASGNEKPVVENRVKTLQRKWSTPVPKMEDFEELNIYLRQCCLQEQQRLSSGKTETIGTRFEQDKQNAAGLPRHRFDPCIRREVKVNKYQFARFENVDYSVPRQCAFQTVSVKGYVDRVEIVFKGTVVATHQRGYEKGCQILNPLHYLAALGRRPAALDHSNVYRQWKLPPVFDELRERLENRHGLRAGAKQYVRVLQLLSAHPVQRVQKTIEQLRGPEGADADRIIRRVERCTAYARNQSEFSPATLSKEELSRPEVLSVQVPCPSLNHFDLFLSTSTQGDHRAPTNNTEEKRSESTAAEQSQAVKVTGHECGV, translated from the coding sequence GTGGACGATTACGGACGTATACGGCGTGCTCATCGCGACGGAATGAGCATCCGGGAAATCGCTCGGACATTTCATCATTCACGGCGAAAGATCCGCGAAGTATTACACGGTGAAGGGCAACCGCAACAATATTCGCAGCGCCAGACTCAGGCGGCTCCCCGACTGGGACCGTTCCATGATACAATACGACAGATTCTCGCCGATGATGAATCGCAACCACCCAAACAGCGTCACACGGCACAGCGGATCTTTGAGCGACTGCGGGACGAGCACGGCTATCCCGGCGGTTACGATGCGGTTTGTCGATTCGTGCGGAAGCACCGAACCAATAAACGGGAAACATTCATTCCGCTTGATCACCAACCGGGCCAGCGGCTGGAAGCCGACTTCGGCAAGATTTATGTCGATTTTCCTGACGGGCGACGACAGGTTTCAGTGTTGATTCTGGTCTGGTCGTATTCCAACGCCCCCTTTGTGATCGCTCTGCCGACAGAACGCACCGAAGCGATTCTGGAAGGCATGGTGCAGGCGTTCGAGTATTTTGATCGTGTTCCCAAAGAAGTCTGGTGGGACAACCCGAAAACGGTGGCCGACGCGGTGCTCAGCGGGCGGAGTCGCAAGATCAACCAGTGTTATGCGGCCCTGGCAAGTCATTATGCCTTTGAACCACTGTTCTGCCTGCCGGCCAGCGGGAACGAAAAACCGGTCGTTGAGAATCGCGTGAAGACATTGCAGCGGAAGTGGTCGACTCCGGTTCCCAAGATGGAAGATTTCGAGGAACTCAACATCTATCTTCGGCAATGCTGCCTCCAGGAACAGCAGCGCCTCAGCAGTGGTAAGACAGAAACCATCGGCACACGATTCGAACAGGACAAACAAAACGCCGCCGGGTTGCCCAGACACCGCTTTGATCCGTGCATCCGCCGGGAAGTAAAGGTCAACAAGTATCAGTTCGCCCGGTTTGAGAACGTGGATTATAGCGTGCCGCGACAGTGTGCGTTTCAGACGGTGAGCGTCAAAGGTTACGTTGACCGTGTGGAAATTGTCTTTAAGGGAACTGTGGTGGCGACCCATCAGAGAGGCTATGAGAAAGGGTGTCAGATTCTTAACCCGTTGCATTACCTCGCAGCTTTGGGGCGGCGACCAGCAGCCTTAGATCACTCCAACGTCTACCGTCAGTGGAAGCTACCGCCGGTGTTCGACGAACTTCGTGAACGGCTGGAGAACCGGCATGGCTTACGGGCGGGAGCAAAACAATATGTACGAGTGCTACAACTGTTGTCGGCACATCCGGTCCAGCGCGTCCAGAAAACCATCGAACAGTTGCGTGGACCCGAGGGGGCGGATGCCGACCGGATCATTCGCCGGGTCGAACGCTGTACCGCGTATGCCCGTAATCAGTCTGAGTTCTCTCCGGCGACTCTGAGCAAAGAAGAATTGAGTCGTCCGGAGGTCTTGTCGGTACAGGTTCCCTGTCCGAGCCTGAACCATTTTGATTTGTTTCTTTCTACGTCAACACAAGGAGATCATCGTGCCCCCACAAACAATACAGAAGAAAAGCGATCCGAATCTACTGCTGCAGAGCAATCTCAAGCAGTTAAGGTTACCGGCCATGAATGCGGAGTTTGA
- a CDS encoding AAA family ATPase, with translation MSKAKEKKDWLASIVDKSDCKKSSVEEILAKGRIQASPVAAAPKHLLLKELRFSGDKVGVEGEGPFEFKWLNLEQGLWGIVSDKNLKGKTSVFEMIRWLLKGQSSSHFQDDVKNWIRKASLCFCIDEIDYEVQFENEEELRGKLSRISKDGKKRKIGSFCSEEEYADTMSDFFMRQFSIDAIPIYKNKQEGGGTTTLHDWQAIAGVMFIGTNYDTLLGELPFATGLPPKLLQIFLGLPWVSTHTAINAYLRECIREIEDDELFLEKQHESKAERIDKLKQSLDPKQKQLKELVKSENVAEMLTKASKNLSQNKDSEILLVSKIVNAKNILSQCEAAYLEDQRELQIHVDSTAANAVFRVLNPTCCPRCDKKISEVKKAAEAETHNCSVCGKKVTSDEDSADVEQQLNQRLIASKMSLRESKKILKELEEKLESSQQAAAKIEDSIRKLSKKMGQVGEQVQLEKEIAVIIARLEELQEDESTPSLQEQTVKILNVADKETKARFKETQSQLLESVSQRIVEFSNKLGMTNLTNASLKGNLNLTLTKGGNQTSYSKVTPGEKLRLKVATVLALISVGEEHGLGRYPGVLLIDSPGNNELVAKDLDQLIAGLEDLANQFEHLQVFIASIASSAVLKHLDEANMKRAKKNEAIW, from the coding sequence ATGAGCAAGGCAAAAGAAAAGAAAGACTGGCTGGCCTCAATCGTAGATAAGTCAGATTGCAAAAAATCTTCGGTTGAGGAGATCTTAGCAAAAGGTCGAATACAAGCGTCTCCCGTCGCTGCAGCCCCTAAACATCTTCTTCTGAAAGAACTTCGTTTTAGTGGTGATAAAGTTGGCGTGGAAGGCGAAGGTCCGTTCGAATTCAAATGGCTTAATTTAGAACAAGGATTGTGGGGGATCGTATCAGACAAAAACCTCAAGGGGAAGACGTCCGTTTTTGAGATGATTCGTTGGTTACTGAAAGGGCAATCAAGCTCACATTTCCAGGACGATGTAAAAAATTGGATACGAAAGGCATCGCTTTGTTTTTGCATTGATGAAATCGATTATGAGGTGCAGTTCGAAAACGAAGAGGAGTTGCGGGGTAAACTGAGCCGAATTTCAAAAGATGGAAAGAAACGCAAAATTGGCTCGTTTTGTAGTGAGGAAGAATACGCTGATACAATGTCGGATTTCTTCATGCGCCAGTTTTCTATTGATGCGATTCCTATCTATAAAAATAAACAAGAAGGTGGTGGAACAACCACACTTCACGATTGGCAAGCTATTGCCGGTGTCATGTTTATTGGCACAAACTACGACACATTGCTTGGAGAGCTGCCATTCGCCACAGGTTTACCGCCAAAGCTGTTACAGATCTTTTTAGGGCTGCCATGGGTTTCAACCCATACAGCAATCAACGCATATCTTCGAGAATGTATAAGAGAAATTGAAGACGATGAATTATTTCTTGAGAAGCAGCATGAATCCAAGGCAGAACGAATCGATAAGCTAAAGCAGTCACTAGACCCAAAGCAGAAACAACTGAAAGAGTTAGTAAAGTCGGAAAACGTTGCAGAAATGCTGACAAAAGCATCCAAAAACCTTTCGCAAAACAAAGACTCTGAGATATTGTTGGTTTCAAAAATCGTAAACGCCAAAAATATTCTTAGCCAATGTGAAGCAGCTTACCTTGAGGATCAGAGAGAGTTGCAAATTCATGTTGATTCGACTGCGGCGAACGCCGTTTTCAGAGTACTCAATCCGACTTGCTGCCCGAGATGTGACAAGAAAATTTCTGAAGTCAAGAAAGCTGCTGAGGCAGAAACACACAACTGTTCTGTTTGCGGTAAGAAAGTCACATCCGATGAAGACTCAGCAGATGTCGAACAACAACTCAACCAGCGTCTTATCGCCTCAAAAATGTCACTACGTGAAAGTAAAAAGATACTAAAGGAACTCGAGGAAAAGCTCGAATCATCCCAGCAAGCCGCTGCTAAAATTGAAGATTCAATTCGAAAGCTTTCTAAAAAAATGGGACAAGTTGGTGAACAGGTTCAACTCGAAAAAGAAATTGCAGTTATTATAGCTCGTCTTGAAGAACTGCAAGAAGACGAATCGACACCATCACTACAAGAGCAAACGGTAAAGATTTTAAATGTTGCCGATAAAGAGACAAAAGCAAGATTTAAAGAAACTCAGTCGCAACTACTGGAGTCGGTCTCCCAACGAATTGTAGAGTTCTCGAATAAGCTGGGCATGACGAATTTGACGAATGCATCTCTAAAGGGAAATCTAAATTTGACACTTACCAAAGGTGGTAATCAAACGAGTTACAGCAAAGTTACTCCAGGGGAAAAGTTACGGCTCAAGGTTGCAACTGTTCTTGCTTTGATTTCGGTTGGTGAAGAACATGGCTTGGGTAGGTATCCTGGAGTTTTGCTGATCGACTCCCCCGGAAACAACGAATTGGTTGCAAAGGACTTGGATCAACTGATCGCAGGCCTTGAAGATCTTGCTAACCAGTTTGAACATCTACAAGTATTTATTGCTTCAATCGCATCCAGTGCCGTTCTCAAACACCTCGACGAAGCCAATATGAAACGCGCCAAGAAAAACGAAGCGATCTGGTGA